A stretch of the Acyrthosiphon pisum isolate AL4f chromosome A2, pea_aphid_22Mar2018_4r6ur, whole genome shotgun sequence genome encodes the following:
- the LOC100168394 gene encoding protein lingerer isoform X1 — MSSVKGVVNRNAKTSGKNSTTNTALQNADTKDAVQNKTHEKEKLQPTAEQLRIAKIIDLKPDEEINNKIKQVMQITQKTEDEVVIALHDNALDIALTIDALLEGPQESWSTTGKKKKNRASSVNKKEKDDLMKNGEADGDAEWDETITQAASITAQNNGGFSERRGRGRGGRGGFTNRPRPTEGGQRFGESRKWRERENKENEKNLAEDGASGDNRNFRSDSRGSRRGMNGPRYNGRSRGTRMFQNSERGNSGPGGGNNSGFSQPIDTWFNPTAKESKKENWGTFPSPEDWDNEEYTGSLADTKVFTPSGGTESTVNNEVEVPKPNENAYLEVEDWNDAVQAPNQQAAASNNAASEKLAASIANSKALTPEQSQYLSSLTQESQQKKVVTLPPPAAVTTYNSHPPVEFVSSPFEENSMGPGKKPTLRARIPPPSKIPLSAVEMPPDDSSVNINFLDVSFGAVDLSGDVPQLCDPSQDQNSLPPVVKYDDSVAQKVDSVLTQTEYSTISNQASVQTQRSPQLNQAPQPSTKIGPPPGVPPPADYLTKQNAAVANPYQNINTGQPTSMYNSSVYSNNPQGLSSHTSLYGTTASNIGVNSTNPHIPQLSQSNHSILNANYPQTAAQPQFPSYSYPNPHSYQASGISYPPIVSAANLASMYTPSTYSNYIHQNLHQTGNTNLSKSTVSLTSTTNSTKDSLYDQSQPSNNSLTSSASNPNGNNISGSTSSIGLAQSTLLTSKTTTPTTNKSGVLSGMPPGVAPLVGAQYILSQQGIPGYYHQSHPVMYSEEHLQMVQSRLPHHMTNFYSPDPMYPSVSSSLTGRETAGTGISNVAGYSSLTDSRYARTDNASPVSSTLSQQTGTLAHQQTLLNPPITPSYTYYYGQSVIPANPFQYGTMYPMAPAASATSHGTGATNTMSGYNKTAAAPAGYNNVYETLGSSSVTGSSNDYGSSSKVGVSGQQTSQAQGKTNSSDLAAMYSSKSTLNKPYDKQQQSFQSPPPFSVTLNNGGVGGHHSAGSYAPVFISPLPPGNPQPHHIAPLHHQIDMRVQNRQGQELSNGTGNMSRNQSVNPTASKVNVKQNYSQGATPYWNSN; from the exons atgagCAGCGTTAAAGGTGTTGTAAATCGCAACGCCAAGACGTCTGGTAAGAATAGCACTACCAACACAGCTTTACAGAATGCTGACACAAAAGATGCAGTACAAAACAAAACAcacgaaaaagaaaaattgcag ccAACAGCAGAGCAACTTAGGATTGCTAAAATTATTGATCTAAAGCCTGATGaagaaataaacaacaaaataaaacag gtaatgcaaataactcaaaaaacaGAAGATGAAGTAGTTATCGCGCTCCATGATAATGCTTTAGATATTGCATTAACTATTGATGCACTTTTGGAAGGACCACAG GAATCATGGTCAACCACAGgcaagaagaaaaaaaatcgagCTAGTAGCgtaaacaaaaaagaaaaagacgATTTGATGAAAAATGGTGAAGCAGATGGAG atGCTGAATGGGACGAAACCATTACACAAGCAGCTAGTATTACTGCTCAGAACAATGGTGGATTTAGTGAGAGACGAGGTCGTGGCCGTGGTGGCCGAGGAGGCTTTACTAATAGGCCTAGACCAACCGAAGGTGGTCAGCGATTTGGAGAGTCACGTAAAT GGAGAGAACGTGAGAATAAAGAAAATGAAAAGAATTTAGCTGAAGATGGTGCTAGTGGCGATAATCGTAACTTCCGTTCTGATAGCCGAGGATCAAGAAGAGGTATGAATGGACCACGTTATAATGGTCGTTCTAGAGGTACTCGCATGTTCCAAAACAGTGAACGTGGTAATTCAGGACCAGGTGGTGGCAACAATAGTGGATTTAGTCAACCAATTGACACATGGTTCAATCCTACTGCCAAAGAATCAAAGAAGg aaaattggGGTACATTTCCATCACCTGAAGACTGGGACAACGAAGAGTACACTGGTTCGTTGGCTGACACTAAAGTATTTACTCCTAGTGGTGGTACTGAGAGTACTGTTAACAATGAAGTTGAAGTACCAAAACCaaatgaaaatgcatatttagaAGTAGAAGATTGGAATGATGCTGTGCAAGCACCGAATCAGCAAGCAGCAGCttctaat aATGCAGCTTCTGAGAAACTTGCGGCGTCAATTGCCAACAGTAAAGCGTTAACACCTGAACAGTCCCAGTATTTGTCCTCATTAACTCAAGAGAGTCAACAAAAAAAGGTAGTAACACTACCACCACCAGCTGCTGTTACTACATACAATTCTCATCCTccag TGGAATTTGTATCTTCGCCTTTTGAAGAGAATTCAATGGGACCTGGGAAAAAACCAACATTACGTGCTCGCATACCCCCTCCTTCTAAGATACCATTAAGTGCTGTTGAAATGCCACCTGATGATTCTAGTGTCAATATCAACTTCTTAGATGTATCGTTTGGTGCCGTCGATCTCTCTGGTGATGTACCACAACTTTGTGATCCATCACAGGATCAAAATTCATTGCCACCTGTTGTTAAATATGATGACTCGGTTGCTCAGAAAGTAGATTCTGTCCTTACACAAACTGAATATTCAACAATTTCTAATCAAGCGTCAGTTCAAACTCAAAGATCACCTCAATTAAATCAAGCGCCTCAGCCATCAACTAAAATTGGGCCGCCTCCTGGTGTTCCTCCTCCTGCTGATTATTTAACTAAACAGAACGCTGCAGTTGCTAATCcttaccaaaatattaatactggACAACCAACATCAATGTATAATTCTTCAGTTTATTCTAATAATCCTCAA ggtTTATCCAGTCATACAAGTTTGTATGGTACAACTGCATCCAACATTGGTGTAAATAGTACAAATCCCCACATTCCTCAATTGTCTCAGTCtaatcattcaattttaaatgctaattaccCTCAAACAGCAGCACAACCTCAGTTCCCTTCTTATTCATACCCAAATCCTCACTCATATCAGGCATCTGGAATTTCCTATCCTCCTATTGTTTCAGCTGCCAATTTAGCATCAATGTATACCCCATCAACTTACTCCAATTATATACACCAAAATTTACATCAAACTGGGAATACAAATTTGTCTAAATCAACTGTTTCGTTGACTTCAACTACTAATTCTACTAAAGATAGTCTG taTGACCAGTCTCAACCTTCAAATAACTCATTGACATCAAGTGCTAGTAATCcaaatggaaataatataagTGGTTCAACGTCAAGCATTGGACTCGCACAGAGTACTTTATTGACTTCAAAAACGACTACACCAACAa caaATAAAAGTGGTGTACTATCAGGAATGCCTCCTGGTGTTGCTCCACTTGTTGGTGCTCAGTATATATTAAGCCAACAGGGTATTCCCGGATACTATCACCAATCTCATCCTGTAATGTATAGCGAGGAACATTTACAAATGGTACAATCAAGGTTACCTCATCatatg ACTAACTTTTATTCGCCCGATCCAATGTATCCTAGTGTATCATCAAGTCTGACTGGAAGAGAAACTGCTGGAACCGGTATTTCAAATGTTGCAGGTTATTCATCACTAACAGATTCAAGATATGCACGTACAGATAATGCTTCACCAGTTTCATCTACTCTATCTCAgcag ACGGGAACTTTGGCTCATCAGCAAACTTTGTTGAATCCACCTATTACTCCcagttacacatattattatgggcaATCGGTCATACCTGCTAATCCGTTCCAGTATGGTACAATGTACCCG ATGGCGCCAGCTGCAAGTGCAACGAGTCATGGCACAGGAGCTACAAACACAATGTCCGGGTACAATAAGACTGCAGCTGCACCTGCTGGTTATAACAATGTTTATGAGACTCTGGGATCGTCTTCAGTCACTGGTTCAAGCAATGACTATGGAAGTTCAAGCAAAGTGGGAGTGTCCGGTCAACAGACATCTCAAGCTCAGGGCAAGACAAATTCGTCTGATCTCGCGGCTATGTATTCCAGCAAATCGACATTAAATAAG cctTATGATAAACAACAACAATCATTTCAGTCTCCACCACCGTTTTCTGTAACTTTAAATAATGGTGGTGTTGGCGGTCATCATAGTGCGGGTAGTTATGCTCCAGTATTCATTTCTCCTCTGCCCCCTGGCAACCCACAGCCTCATCATATCGCACCTTTGCACCATCag atTGATATGAGAGTTCAGAACAGGCAAGGG CAAGAACTCAGCAATGGAACAGGCAATATGAGTCGTAATCAATCCGTAAATCCTACAGCCAGCAAGGTGAATGTTAAACAGAACTATAGCCAAGGAGCTACTCCCTATTGGAACTCCAACTGA
- the LOC100168394 gene encoding protein lingerer isoform X2 has translation MSSVKGVVNRNAKTSGKNSTTNTALQNADTKDAVQNKTHEKEKLQPTAEQLRIAKIIDLKPDEEINNKIKQVMQITQKTEDEVVIALHDNALDIALTIDALLEGPQESWSTTGKKKKNRASSVNKKEKDDLMKNGEADGDAEWDETITQAASITAQNNGGFSERRGRGRGGRGGFTNRPRPTEGGQRFGESRRERENKENEKNLAEDGASGDNRNFRSDSRGSRRGMNGPRYNGRSRGTRMFQNSERGNSGPGGGNNSGFSQPIDTWFNPTAKESKKENWGTFPSPEDWDNEEYTGSLADTKVFTPSGGTESTVNNEVEVPKPNENAYLEVEDWNDAVQAPNQQAAASNNAASEKLAASIANSKALTPEQSQYLSSLTQESQQKKVVTLPPPAAVTTYNSHPPVEFVSSPFEENSMGPGKKPTLRARIPPPSKIPLSAVEMPPDDSSVNINFLDVSFGAVDLSGDVPQLCDPSQDQNSLPPVVKYDDSVAQKVDSVLTQTEYSTISNQASVQTQRSPQLNQAPQPSTKIGPPPGVPPPADYLTKQNAAVANPYQNINTGQPTSMYNSSVYSNNPQGLSSHTSLYGTTASNIGVNSTNPHIPQLSQSNHSILNANYPQTAAQPQFPSYSYPNPHSYQASGISYPPIVSAANLASMYTPSTYSNYIHQNLHQTGNTNLSKSTVSLTSTTNSTKDSLYDQSQPSNNSLTSSASNPNGNNISGSTSSIGLAQSTLLTSKTTTPTTNKSGVLSGMPPGVAPLVGAQYILSQQGIPGYYHQSHPVMYSEEHLQMVQSRLPHHMTNFYSPDPMYPSVSSSLTGRETAGTGISNVAGYSSLTDSRYARTDNASPVSSTLSQQTGTLAHQQTLLNPPITPSYTYYYGQSVIPANPFQYGTMYPMAPAASATSHGTGATNTMSGYNKTAAAPAGYNNVYETLGSSSVTGSSNDYGSSSKVGVSGQQTSQAQGKTNSSDLAAMYSSKSTLNKPYDKQQQSFQSPPPFSVTLNNGGVGGHHSAGSYAPVFISPLPPGNPQPHHIAPLHHQIDMRVQNRQGQELSNGTGNMSRNQSVNPTASKVNVKQNYSQGATPYWNSN, from the exons atgagCAGCGTTAAAGGTGTTGTAAATCGCAACGCCAAGACGTCTGGTAAGAATAGCACTACCAACACAGCTTTACAGAATGCTGACACAAAAGATGCAGTACAAAACAAAACAcacgaaaaagaaaaattgcag ccAACAGCAGAGCAACTTAGGATTGCTAAAATTATTGATCTAAAGCCTGATGaagaaataaacaacaaaataaaacag gtaatgcaaataactcaaaaaacaGAAGATGAAGTAGTTATCGCGCTCCATGATAATGCTTTAGATATTGCATTAACTATTGATGCACTTTTGGAAGGACCACAG GAATCATGGTCAACCACAGgcaagaagaaaaaaaatcgagCTAGTAGCgtaaacaaaaaagaaaaagacgATTTGATGAAAAATGGTGAAGCAGATGGAG atGCTGAATGGGACGAAACCATTACACAAGCAGCTAGTATTACTGCTCAGAACAATGGTGGATTTAGTGAGAGACGAGGTCGTGGCCGTGGTGGCCGAGGAGGCTTTACTAATAGGCCTAGACCAACCGAAGGTGGTCAGCGATTTGGAGAGTCAC GGAGAGAACGTGAGAATAAAGAAAATGAAAAGAATTTAGCTGAAGATGGTGCTAGTGGCGATAATCGTAACTTCCGTTCTGATAGCCGAGGATCAAGAAGAGGTATGAATGGACCACGTTATAATGGTCGTTCTAGAGGTACTCGCATGTTCCAAAACAGTGAACGTGGTAATTCAGGACCAGGTGGTGGCAACAATAGTGGATTTAGTCAACCAATTGACACATGGTTCAATCCTACTGCCAAAGAATCAAAGAAGg aaaattggGGTACATTTCCATCACCTGAAGACTGGGACAACGAAGAGTACACTGGTTCGTTGGCTGACACTAAAGTATTTACTCCTAGTGGTGGTACTGAGAGTACTGTTAACAATGAAGTTGAAGTACCAAAACCaaatgaaaatgcatatttagaAGTAGAAGATTGGAATGATGCTGTGCAAGCACCGAATCAGCAAGCAGCAGCttctaat aATGCAGCTTCTGAGAAACTTGCGGCGTCAATTGCCAACAGTAAAGCGTTAACACCTGAACAGTCCCAGTATTTGTCCTCATTAACTCAAGAGAGTCAACAAAAAAAGGTAGTAACACTACCACCACCAGCTGCTGTTACTACATACAATTCTCATCCTccag TGGAATTTGTATCTTCGCCTTTTGAAGAGAATTCAATGGGACCTGGGAAAAAACCAACATTACGTGCTCGCATACCCCCTCCTTCTAAGATACCATTAAGTGCTGTTGAAATGCCACCTGATGATTCTAGTGTCAATATCAACTTCTTAGATGTATCGTTTGGTGCCGTCGATCTCTCTGGTGATGTACCACAACTTTGTGATCCATCACAGGATCAAAATTCATTGCCACCTGTTGTTAAATATGATGACTCGGTTGCTCAGAAAGTAGATTCTGTCCTTACACAAACTGAATATTCAACAATTTCTAATCAAGCGTCAGTTCAAACTCAAAGATCACCTCAATTAAATCAAGCGCCTCAGCCATCAACTAAAATTGGGCCGCCTCCTGGTGTTCCTCCTCCTGCTGATTATTTAACTAAACAGAACGCTGCAGTTGCTAATCcttaccaaaatattaatactggACAACCAACATCAATGTATAATTCTTCAGTTTATTCTAATAATCCTCAA ggtTTATCCAGTCATACAAGTTTGTATGGTACAACTGCATCCAACATTGGTGTAAATAGTACAAATCCCCACATTCCTCAATTGTCTCAGTCtaatcattcaattttaaatgctaattaccCTCAAACAGCAGCACAACCTCAGTTCCCTTCTTATTCATACCCAAATCCTCACTCATATCAGGCATCTGGAATTTCCTATCCTCCTATTGTTTCAGCTGCCAATTTAGCATCAATGTATACCCCATCAACTTACTCCAATTATATACACCAAAATTTACATCAAACTGGGAATACAAATTTGTCTAAATCAACTGTTTCGTTGACTTCAACTACTAATTCTACTAAAGATAGTCTG taTGACCAGTCTCAACCTTCAAATAACTCATTGACATCAAGTGCTAGTAATCcaaatggaaataatataagTGGTTCAACGTCAAGCATTGGACTCGCACAGAGTACTTTATTGACTTCAAAAACGACTACACCAACAa caaATAAAAGTGGTGTACTATCAGGAATGCCTCCTGGTGTTGCTCCACTTGTTGGTGCTCAGTATATATTAAGCCAACAGGGTATTCCCGGATACTATCACCAATCTCATCCTGTAATGTATAGCGAGGAACATTTACAAATGGTACAATCAAGGTTACCTCATCatatg ACTAACTTTTATTCGCCCGATCCAATGTATCCTAGTGTATCATCAAGTCTGACTGGAAGAGAAACTGCTGGAACCGGTATTTCAAATGTTGCAGGTTATTCATCACTAACAGATTCAAGATATGCACGTACAGATAATGCTTCACCAGTTTCATCTACTCTATCTCAgcag ACGGGAACTTTGGCTCATCAGCAAACTTTGTTGAATCCACCTATTACTCCcagttacacatattattatgggcaATCGGTCATACCTGCTAATCCGTTCCAGTATGGTACAATGTACCCG ATGGCGCCAGCTGCAAGTGCAACGAGTCATGGCACAGGAGCTACAAACACAATGTCCGGGTACAATAAGACTGCAGCTGCACCTGCTGGTTATAACAATGTTTATGAGACTCTGGGATCGTCTTCAGTCACTGGTTCAAGCAATGACTATGGAAGTTCAAGCAAAGTGGGAGTGTCCGGTCAACAGACATCTCAAGCTCAGGGCAAGACAAATTCGTCTGATCTCGCGGCTATGTATTCCAGCAAATCGACATTAAATAAG cctTATGATAAACAACAACAATCATTTCAGTCTCCACCACCGTTTTCTGTAACTTTAAATAATGGTGGTGTTGGCGGTCATCATAGTGCGGGTAGTTATGCTCCAGTATTCATTTCTCCTCTGCCCCCTGGCAACCCACAGCCTCATCATATCGCACCTTTGCACCATCag atTGATATGAGAGTTCAGAACAGGCAAGGG CAAGAACTCAGCAATGGAACAGGCAATATGAGTCGTAATCAATCCGTAAATCCTACAGCCAGCAAGGTGAATGTTAAACAGAACTATAGCCAAGGAGCTACTCCCTATTGGAACTCCAACTGA
- the LOC100168394 gene encoding protein lingerer isoform X3 codes for MSSVKGVVNRNAKTSGKNSTTNTALQNADTKDAVQNKTHEKEKLQPTAEQLRIAKIIDLKPDEEINNKIKQVMQITQKTEDEVVIALHDNALDIALTIDALLEGPQESWSTTGKKKKNRASSVNKKEKDDLMKNGEADGDAEWDETITQAASITAQNNGGFSERRGRGRGGRGGFTNRPRPTEGGQRFGESRKWRERENKENEKNLAEDGASGDNRNFRSDSRGSRRGMNGPRYNGRSRGTRMFQNSERGNSGPGGGNNSGFSQPIDTWFNPTAKESKKENWGTFPSPEDWDNEEYTGSLADTKVFTPSGGTESTVNNEVEVPKPNENAYLEVEDWNDAVQAPNQQAAASNNAASEKLAASIANSKALTPEQSQYLSSLTQESQQKKVVTLPPPAAVTTYNSHPPVEFVSSPFEENSMGPGKKPTLRARIPPPSKIPLSAVEMPPDDSSVNINFLDVSFGAVDLSGDVPQLCDPSQDQNSLPPVVKYDDSVAQKVDSVLTQTEYSTISNQASVQTQRSPQLNQAPQPSTKIGPPPGVPPPADYLTKQNAAVANPYQNINTGQPTSMYNSSVYSNNPQGLSSHTSLYGTTASNIGVNSTNPHIPQLSQSNHSILNANYPQTAAQPQFPSYSYPNPHSYQASGISYPPIVSAANLASMYTPSTYSNYIHQNLHQTGNTNLSKSTVSLTSTTNSTKDSLYDQSQPSNNSLTSSASNPNGNNISGSTSSIGLAQSTLLTSKTTTPTTNKSGVLSGMPPGVAPLVGAQYILSQQGIPGYYHQSHPVMYSEEHLQMVQSRLPHHMTNFYSPDPMYPSVSSSLTGRETAGTGISNVAGYSSLTDSRYARTDNASPVSSTLSQQTGTLAHQQTLLNPPITPSYTYYYGQSVIPANPFQYGTMYPIYCYTTDEQNT; via the exons atgagCAGCGTTAAAGGTGTTGTAAATCGCAACGCCAAGACGTCTGGTAAGAATAGCACTACCAACACAGCTTTACAGAATGCTGACACAAAAGATGCAGTACAAAACAAAACAcacgaaaaagaaaaattgcag ccAACAGCAGAGCAACTTAGGATTGCTAAAATTATTGATCTAAAGCCTGATGaagaaataaacaacaaaataaaacag gtaatgcaaataactcaaaaaacaGAAGATGAAGTAGTTATCGCGCTCCATGATAATGCTTTAGATATTGCATTAACTATTGATGCACTTTTGGAAGGACCACAG GAATCATGGTCAACCACAGgcaagaagaaaaaaaatcgagCTAGTAGCgtaaacaaaaaagaaaaagacgATTTGATGAAAAATGGTGAAGCAGATGGAG atGCTGAATGGGACGAAACCATTACACAAGCAGCTAGTATTACTGCTCAGAACAATGGTGGATTTAGTGAGAGACGAGGTCGTGGCCGTGGTGGCCGAGGAGGCTTTACTAATAGGCCTAGACCAACCGAAGGTGGTCAGCGATTTGGAGAGTCACGTAAAT GGAGAGAACGTGAGAATAAAGAAAATGAAAAGAATTTAGCTGAAGATGGTGCTAGTGGCGATAATCGTAACTTCCGTTCTGATAGCCGAGGATCAAGAAGAGGTATGAATGGACCACGTTATAATGGTCGTTCTAGAGGTACTCGCATGTTCCAAAACAGTGAACGTGGTAATTCAGGACCAGGTGGTGGCAACAATAGTGGATTTAGTCAACCAATTGACACATGGTTCAATCCTACTGCCAAAGAATCAAAGAAGg aaaattggGGTACATTTCCATCACCTGAAGACTGGGACAACGAAGAGTACACTGGTTCGTTGGCTGACACTAAAGTATTTACTCCTAGTGGTGGTACTGAGAGTACTGTTAACAATGAAGTTGAAGTACCAAAACCaaatgaaaatgcatatttagaAGTAGAAGATTGGAATGATGCTGTGCAAGCACCGAATCAGCAAGCAGCAGCttctaat aATGCAGCTTCTGAGAAACTTGCGGCGTCAATTGCCAACAGTAAAGCGTTAACACCTGAACAGTCCCAGTATTTGTCCTCATTAACTCAAGAGAGTCAACAAAAAAAGGTAGTAACACTACCACCACCAGCTGCTGTTACTACATACAATTCTCATCCTccag TGGAATTTGTATCTTCGCCTTTTGAAGAGAATTCAATGGGACCTGGGAAAAAACCAACATTACGTGCTCGCATACCCCCTCCTTCTAAGATACCATTAAGTGCTGTTGAAATGCCACCTGATGATTCTAGTGTCAATATCAACTTCTTAGATGTATCGTTTGGTGCCGTCGATCTCTCTGGTGATGTACCACAACTTTGTGATCCATCACAGGATCAAAATTCATTGCCACCTGTTGTTAAATATGATGACTCGGTTGCTCAGAAAGTAGATTCTGTCCTTACACAAACTGAATATTCAACAATTTCTAATCAAGCGTCAGTTCAAACTCAAAGATCACCTCAATTAAATCAAGCGCCTCAGCCATCAACTAAAATTGGGCCGCCTCCTGGTGTTCCTCCTCCTGCTGATTATTTAACTAAACAGAACGCTGCAGTTGCTAATCcttaccaaaatattaatactggACAACCAACATCAATGTATAATTCTTCAGTTTATTCTAATAATCCTCAA ggtTTATCCAGTCATACAAGTTTGTATGGTACAACTGCATCCAACATTGGTGTAAATAGTACAAATCCCCACATTCCTCAATTGTCTCAGTCtaatcattcaattttaaatgctaattaccCTCAAACAGCAGCACAACCTCAGTTCCCTTCTTATTCATACCCAAATCCTCACTCATATCAGGCATCTGGAATTTCCTATCCTCCTATTGTTTCAGCTGCCAATTTAGCATCAATGTATACCCCATCAACTTACTCCAATTATATACACCAAAATTTACATCAAACTGGGAATACAAATTTGTCTAAATCAACTGTTTCGTTGACTTCAACTACTAATTCTACTAAAGATAGTCTG taTGACCAGTCTCAACCTTCAAATAACTCATTGACATCAAGTGCTAGTAATCcaaatggaaataatataagTGGTTCAACGTCAAGCATTGGACTCGCACAGAGTACTTTATTGACTTCAAAAACGACTACACCAACAa caaATAAAAGTGGTGTACTATCAGGAATGCCTCCTGGTGTTGCTCCACTTGTTGGTGCTCAGTATATATTAAGCCAACAGGGTATTCCCGGATACTATCACCAATCTCATCCTGTAATGTATAGCGAGGAACATTTACAAATGGTACAATCAAGGTTACCTCATCatatg ACTAACTTTTATTCGCCCGATCCAATGTATCCTAGTGTATCATCAAGTCTGACTGGAAGAGAAACTGCTGGAACCGGTATTTCAAATGTTGCAGGTTATTCATCACTAACAGATTCAAGATATGCACGTACAGATAATGCTTCACCAGTTTCATCTACTCTATCTCAgcag ACGGGAACTTTGGCTCATCAGCAAACTTTGTTGAATCCACCTATTACTCCcagttacacatattattatgggcaATCGGTCATACCTGCTAATCCGTTCCAGTATGGTACAATGTACCCG aTCTATTGCTACACAACGGACGAACAAAATACTTGA